In Vidua chalybeata isolate OUT-0048 chromosome 4, bVidCha1 merged haplotype, whole genome shotgun sequence, the genomic window GGCACAACttgcaggagaaaaacaacGTAAGGCTCTCCAAAATCACAAAATGAAGTATGAATGCATGGcttgctgcctcctccttccttcaACAGCTATTTGTGTGCTTTATCTTTGCTGGAAAAGCAAACTTTACAGAGGTGAAGCACTCAAGGTGCTAacacaaaaaaagcagctttcccACTGCTTCTGATGTAGCACTGTTGCTATTGCTGCCACAGCAAGCTAAACAAGTGGCAAGTCCCCTTTCATGCATGAAGCAGACCACAAGCTTCTGCCCAGCCAGCTGGATTTTGGAAGCTGGGCACAAGCAGGTACTTAAGTGCGCGTCAGTACATGTAAACAAACGAGTACAGATAATAAAGATGGGTATATATATGTTGCCAAAAGTTCTGCTCTTCAGTCAAGTAGAGATTTTGTGGTCTGGAATATGGTCTCCGTTTGTATGACCTGTACACTTGAAACtgtaaattatatatttctctTCGTCAAGGAAGTACGTGTTTAATTCAAGGATAAAAGTGACTGTGAGATCACAAAAAAGGTTTGTCAGGTGCCCTCGGGAGCAAGTGCTGAGATTGAAATTCTCGGGAAGCACTGGTTGCAGCATTTATTTTGAGGTCAGCAGTTTACTTGAAGCCAAGAACAATACTCCAAGAAGCTACAAACTTCTAGGAACTCTTTGCTAGCCTAAGCATAAAGCCTGGCAATTTCAAGTTAGGCCCTTGACGACCAGCTTTGTAAAGCCATATGCCCGTTCAGTCAGCGTGGTGCCCATAAAGCAGCTTTATCTTACGTGGAGTGACTTAAGGCCAGGAAATTATCCCATGGATAGTATCCCTATGTAAACACACCAAATCCCAACAGCGAGCGAACTGTCTGCTTTGGTCAGTGCTTAGAGCCTCCGCAAGCCCATTCTGGAAACCAAACCCAGCTAACGGATCGTTCCCAAGGCCTTGCTACACAATTATCCAAAAAAGAGCTGCGGCAGAGCGGCATTTCTAAAGGAGGCTAACAGAGACGAGTGGGCGAGCAGCCCTCTCTGCGAGCGCCAGGGGCCGACCGGAGGTCACCGCCGGGCCGGGGTGGCCACTCGCAAGCCCCGGGACCTGCAGCCAGCCCGGCGCTCCCGTCCCCGGCCGTGTCCGCCGCCCCGAGCGCTGCCTCCTGTGCCCATGTATGTCAAACCCAgcgcgcccggcccggctccaGCCGCGCTGCGCTGCGCACGGGCCCGGCTCCGCGGCCGCCGACAAGCACGCGCTTTTCCTtcctaaaaacaccaaaaaaaccaaaaccaaaaccaccccGGTGCCATCAAGGCGCCGCGCACACGCTCCCGGCCCCGCACCTGGGTCCTGCGGTCCGAGCCGCCCGTCCGGCCCCGCGGGCGGGGAAGGGCTGTCCCGCCGGGCTCTGCGCCGCGTCCACGCGTTCTCCTTGGGCGCCGGGGCTTCCCTGCTCCGGCCGCCCTCCTCCGCCACCTCCTCCCCACGGGGCGAGCCGGGCTCGGGCTGCCGGGGCTCCTGGGccgccccccagccccgccgctcCGACACCTGCGCCGCGGACATGCCCGGCCGTGCGCCCGCCGGAGGGGCCGCAGCCGGGGCGGCCGAGGCGAGGAGCCCGCGGCGGGGGAAGGGGAACCCGCCTCCTCTCCTCGGCGCCCCGCCCCGGAGCCGCTGCCAGCGCCCCCCGGCCGGGCCGAGCGCCGCcggctccctgctgccctgcgGCCGCTCGCTGCCGCGGGGGGCGACGCGCGGAGCGAGGGACAGCGACAGCGACCGCGacccgccggggccgccgccgcctgcgGAGGGACGGGCGGCGCTCCGGGCGCGCTGCCTcggccgccccggccccgcccgcgcgGGGGAGGGACCCGGGGCTCTCCCGTGCGCCGTGACCTCACGCGGCCGGGAGGCTTTCCAGGCCCTTTCGGACATTTCGTCTCCGCAGGCCTTGCCCGCACCTGCACGGCGCGAGGAGGGTCTGGATATGGTGGGCAGGAGGATGAGCGCGTCTCGTTGGTGCGAAGGGGGCTCCCCGGGGCACAGCATCGAGAACGCGCTCAACAGGCACGGGAGAACGTACTTGAGGTCCCAGCAGCGAGGGAATCTCGTATCATTTAAGCATTCCAGCAAACAAGTACCTCTGCCATCACACCATCTCTCCTCTGCGTTTCTACTCTCTgccaaaaatcccccagaaaATCATCTCACAGTAGCACGTGCACTCATTCCAGGCTCACTGGTTCTACCCACACTCCTGCCACTACGGTCACAGGATGAGGAAAGCCACCACAGCACGACATTAATCATTCCTTTCCCTCTTTGCCAGCTCCTAATGCTCCCACAATTCTCCTTGATTCTACCTTAAGAAACCTGCTCCTCCTCCCATTTCTTCATCTCTCAGGCGTGTTCTACTCCCTTTCTTACACTATGTCTTCCAAAAAATAACACCAACACTTCTATAGTGAACCAAGCAAATTCCCAAACAGGCTTCTATAAAGCTAGTCAAATATTTTTGAGGTAGTGtcacaaataaacaaatttcctgggtttttcagcactaaaatatattctgtttgGAGTAACACTGTTTTCTGCTCTAATGAGATCGTGTGGAGTTTTACCCCttcatcaggaaaaaagaaaaaaagaaaaaaaaaaaaaacaaccaaaccaaaccaaaaaaaaaaaaaaaaaaaaccccacacaaaaggaaaaaaaaaaaaccaaaccaaaccaaaacaaaaaaaaccaccactaGTCAACCAATTCCCACCACAGCTGATCCTTCAGGCACTGAAACATTCTTAGGATTATTCTGGAACCAGCAGTAGCAGATCAGTCCCAGGCCAGCTGGGACTTCAGGAATTCTACAGCTCAGGAACCtaaacagagcaggaaaaaaagcaggaaactaAATAAAGGCTAATTACGTGGGGGTAAAAAAACACTAAAGTTGATCAGTTACGTGGTACTTTAGAAGTTTTTGACCATACTTGCTTTGCTAACTCCGTAGGATGGAGCTTCCTGCAGACTTTGTTGGATGGACTGGGACTGAAGAGGATATAAAAAGCTGTTACAGTTGCTAGAGCTCATCCTTCACATTTTGTCCACTTGTATCATCCTCCTTGTTACTTTCTAGCAGTGCAAGTCAGACTTCTCTGGCTAAACTCTCTTTCCTTTCATGGTACTTAAAATGCTCCTGCTTGGAAAAGGGGCTGATTTACACCAAATGAAACCAGGAGAATAACAATTCTTATTGATGTTTTAATGCTCATGTTTTATCTTGTGTGGAAGCATCCAAGCCTACCAAGGAACACTGCAGATTCTAGGATTGCATGGAATAGCAGCATTTTACTTGTATAGGGTAAAAATTCAGGAGGAATGACAGGGTTACAGACCACCCCAAAACTCCTTTCCATACCGTGTTACTTATCATTACTGCCAAGCTGGCAGAGAACCTGACAGTCTGAGATAAAGAAACTTCCCTGCCCAACCAACAGCAATTCAGatcaacatttaaaaaaacccaaaaaacaaaacaaaacaaaaacaaaaaaaaaaacccaagacagAAAcaattaagattaaaaaaaaaatacctgccTCAAAGTGTTAGCAGCTATCAAGCAGAAATAATATTCAGAGGATCCAAGGATTTTCACTTTTGTACTGTTTAGAAAGTATCTCAATTACAGGCATTTGACATTCCAGTAAGAAGTAAGAAAGAGCAGCAAGACTCTATTCCTTCTTATAGTGCTTCCTTTCTGCAGACTTTCTGGGGTAATAAAACTCAAGTGATTTATccctgctaaaaaaaaaaaaaaaaaaaaaaaaaaaaaaaaaaaatcctgagtggCTCCTTTTGAGTTGTTGGGGGGGGGTTTATTTGCcttgggcaaaaaaaaaaaaaaaaaaaaaacaaaaaacgCTCCATCTGACAATTATTAGATGTGTCCTGCACTGGCAAGTGTAAAACTGAATCACAATGATATCTTAATTAGCTGATACAAGCTTATTTTCTTTACTAGGTTTCTAGGCATGTAGAAAAACTTCAAAGCAGCAACAGTGTTTGTTGTGAGAAGCTTTTATCATGTCCTGTAGATTACCTGCTCTCCTCATGCTACAACTCTAGTAGGAACAGAAAGGATTACAGGATGACAGTGGGATGCATTTTGAACACCTTTTAACAAGAGAGAACAAAAACCACCTCACACCTAAATGTTTTTAGGacttttattgaaaaaatttaaaaccaaaaaattaccAAGGCCAGTTTTACAATAAATTTAAGACATACAGAAAGGCTTACCTGCTACACAGAAGAAACCTTATTACAGTATTTCTTTCATGCAACTCCTGGATTAAAACCACATTCTCATTTAACATCAAAATGGATTATTTATACTTTCTTAGGATTTAaccttaaaatattatttaaaaagtcGATTTTCCAAGGATTAAAAACATGTACACAGCAAGATTCCCCCCTTCCCAGACAAGCTCCCTATGTCTGATAACTGGCAGAAATAGACCACTGAgatcatttttcctttttttttttttttgttatgctAACCTGAGAAATTTCTTAAATAATGCTTACTGGACTTTCATATTTGGCAACACAACTTCAGTTACAGAGTAAAGTGTGGTTCCTTATTCTTGCCAGAAACCAGGCTTTCACTGCTTGTCCCAAAAGACACTCTCAGAACCAGGAGTAGCATTTGTCCCAAAAGACACTCTCTCAGCAGGAGTGGTACTAGCCCAAACCTCCTTCTGTGCCGTTTTGGTAAGTTAAACCTTGTTAGTAATACTATCAGGACACTAACCTCAGGATGCAGAGTTCCCATCAGTTGTGTAATTCCCAGTATTGTGcgctttgaaaatatttactttggcATGTTATACTTTGTAGcagagttgattttttttgtgcttacTCCTGGCCTTTacaaaatctgtcttttctctcttgCATTTATTCAAGCCCTTTCCCTTGCCACCAGTTATCTCCCTTTCTCATAGCTGCAACAGAAGCAGGACACAAAGCACacaattacatttaaaatgtgaGAGCTACAAAAGCTTCTGAACAGCAGACAGTGCTCTGGTAAAGCACTCTTAGTTAATGAATATGCTTGTAAACCCTGTGAATCTTTTAGTACACTAGTCAAGACTTCAATTTTCAATTTGTAAGCTtactaatatttaatttcaaaccCTCCGAACATTTGTTGTTTAAATGTGCTAGTCACTTCACACTTGCTCCCCATATATAAAACCAACACTCTCCAAAGAAATGATGAAAAACCACTTGAAAGAAGCAATTTAACTTTCAACAGACTAGAACCTCTTCTCCATTTTCAGTAAATTTGCATGTTATGTAATTTGGGTTATTCAAAATTGTTGCTCTTCAGTTTTATCTGAACACACCGGATTTTCAAATGAACAATGATTTCTTCACAGTTACTAGTCCTGTCTACCTAACTAAAATCCAagagaatatataaaaaaaaaagtggagagATACCCACACAGTTGGTACATGACAACCTTTTATTCTGCTGTAATTTGTTGGCATTTTTGATCCCAAAAGAGGAAACAATAGACTTTGGATTTTCTTAAATGTGTTCAAAATCcaagtttctttattttccaacCAATTAAAAAAGACAAGTGTTGAAAAATAAGGAGCAAACCTGTTTCAATAACCTTTAGTCTCATGTATCTTTTAAATTATGCAGTGCAAGTATATTTTGCAAATCAGCGCTGAGTGCACTTTAGAAAGGACATCTGTTGAAGTATTTCCAACAGGTCTTTATAGCACCATATAATCTGCTGTCAATTTAACAGCTTAGAATCAGCCAGTGCTTAGAAAGTAAAATGATATTTCTATTTCATCTATCgatccaaaaaaagaaaataaatctggaaaCTTATGTTATCCAACTGAATTAATGTAAACAATTAATTACCAGACACTTGATTTTCACTTATTCCAGCTTTCTAAACCTGGTTGATGAATCGCTACATGATCCTTTTGTAATGGCATGGTTTAATTCAGTGGCAGGAAAATTTCACAGACGTATTGAATGAAAACATCTCTCTCTCATTTCCCTTGCATTGTCGAAGTCTCTCTTTCCAAGATGTGGTGCTGAGCCTTCTGCTAAGGCTCATTTTCAATTCATAATTGAAGAGAGAAGCAGTGACAAACACAAGAGGCTGAGTGCTGGCAAAGCCACGGTACAACACAATAGGAACAGCAAGGCCATGAGGAAGCAAGAGGTAACCGAGGTATCTGGAACAAGCCAAAACTACACCAAACACAAGAGAGCAGCTTAGCTCCATAGCACATTTTACATTCTTCCAATACTTGATTGGTCTGTTTTCTACTGACATGCGATTCAGAATTTATTCAGAACTGAAGGAACATACCATCTGATTAGACATGAAGTACATGAACCATTCATGCACTGACAaaagctgctgttgttttttcaCAGGTAACGCTGAAGCAGCTGTGTCAGAATGGCACTGGGTTGAAATGAAAGCAATGCTGGTACTTTACCACTTCTGGTAATTGTTACCTACAGCAGTCAGTGACCATCTGCTTAACACTACAAGATGCTTATTTTCCAAACATGAGTTCCAGTAAGCTGAATTACAAATGAGATCAGTCTGAATGCATTAGAAAGATCACATGGTGTATTTCTGGAGGAAGCGGTCAAACGCATCATAAATTGCTTGTctgaaacaaggaaaagagaagagaatttGTATTACTTGGGAAACGGCATATAGAAGTGGcatttttccatatatttacaaatatatcTACAAAGCTATCATCACAATTTCAAAACAGTGTTCAATAAAAATGTGCTATCAGGTggtattttctccttcctttatTTCTGGGATCCCTCACTTCAATCTAGTAATATATTGGTGTTTCAGGAATGAAAAGTTTTCCAACTTTAATGCAAGTGGAAATGTAGACAGATTAGGAGATTTCTACTCAAACACGTCAGAGACATGCATAGCTTGAAATTTTTGAGCAACTATCACAAAAGTAAGGCTGAGTTTTAAATAGCAATAAACTACTGGTTAGCATACATTGACCCGATATAGTGctattcttttttgttgttgcttaaACTTCCTGAATGATATGTATATTCTTCCTAAttccttgcatttttaaattatcagcACAAGTATTTAACTTTTtgaaaactgcagaactgcATTCATAAAACTGATTTACATAACTGTCTTTAGAAAATCAACACCTGATATTACTAAGGCACGAATTCATACAAGTACtacttatttaattttcattaaatctaaaatttaattttaaacctTTCTGTTCACCTTACCTGAAGAGTCCTTGTTTAAAGAGGTAGGCACTGACATGACCTCCATCCAGATACCTGATTTCACACCCTGGCCAGATCTCCTGGAGGCTGCGCACGCCGGTGCGAGGAATGTACGCATCCTCCTTGGCTTGTACTACTATGATTAAACTTGGGTCAACTGGAActagaggaaaacaaagcacaacTGAATTCATCTGTGGTAAAAAACAGAAACACGACAGCTGAGATTTCTGTTGTCAAAATgctattttcacaaaaaaataaattattcaaaactTTAATAAAATCACATGTTCTAAAGTCTCCAGCAAAATTTATCTGATTTTTGATGTTACAGGGGTGAGGCCATCAGTGGAAAAACAAACTAGCCCTTACTCTTCCCACCCCTAGAGCAGAAAATCCTCAAAGACTTGTGAAGTTGACAGGAGAATTCTATTTCCTCTTATCAACAAAACTCTATAGCATTCATGTCAGTTCCTTGAGATCCCATTTTATTGGCAAAAAGAACTATTAAATTCAACAGAAgtttcatatattttttcccctcagggaggaaaaaagacagCTGTTCATACAAGAGGTCAGAAAGTACAGCctatgttcattttcttttctgtttcctacATGGTTTATTTGCAACATAAAAATGCCAACATATTGTTATACATATTTATTACTCATAAGCAGAACTGCACCAATCAGATTACTAGCAGGAATAACACCAGTATGATGTTGGGAAAAATAACACCAAAATTATGTTGAACAGAGAACACTTCTCCcttcaaaaagaaattgtgaTATGATAAAGGGTGACCAGCCAAGATGTCTGGCAGTGGGGTGTCACAACTAATTTaaatctttccttctttcatacTAAATCACATATAAAGAATATGCAATGCTAAGATAAATTCAAGTCTTCCATTCAATTTTCCATGAAATCTGAGCATTAGGCAAATTTTCTGAAGCTCTTGTCTGGCCTCACTCCAAGGATACCCTGGCAGGGGATGCAAAGTCTCCCAGAGAATGACACAATGGACTCCATCTCTCTGACAAGTGCATCAGGGTCACAGATCCTCTTAAGTTCCAAGAAAGGTCAGTGCTTAGCTAAGCTATACCTGGGTAAGTCTAAATAAACAAGAAAGTCTGCACATAGAATAAAACTACAAGGCTTTTTCTGTCTACTGAAGTAACTTTAAAAGCTTTAAGGAAAGCACTTCACTGGTATACATCACAAAACATCTCTGGCTAGCAGTGAATCTACACTAGTGTAGGTTCCTTATATTGCgtgtttccttttatttatttttaacatttatttaaatctaAATGCTTGTTCCAATGGAGTACAGAATGCCAGGATTAAGAAATGAGGGGGCACAGGAGCTCAGTACCAAGAAAGCTTTGACACTATAAGACAGCTCTGTCTGAAGTCAAAGCACGTTGTAGGAGATGCCTTCAGCAGGTTCATGCACAGCCAAACCACGAACTGCCACAAAAGGAATTCTGAGCCCCCACTCCAGCAGAACCTTTTAAGGCGGCTCTAGGAAGCCATCACTTGTTTGCATTGCTGGAAAGGGTTTGTCCTGAACGACAAGGAATGCTGGACTACAGCTCCCCCTACATGCTATGCCTGTCCTGGGAAACGGTATTCACCAGCCTGCACCAGCCCAGAAGGACCCCCAGAGTGTTTTTACTGGCAATATCATTCAAGCCTGGGGCTCAGCTATGCAGGCTACTTTCTATCTGAACTCAGTATGAGATTTCTGCTTGAGAAACCTTATTAGCAGATTAATTAAGATTAATTACACCTAGGTATTACTCACATCACACAggtgttttcttcctttagaTAATACAAATTTGCACTAACTCATATCTGAAAAAAGCCACTgcaaggaagaggagaaaaatgcgCAAAGATACCGAGaggaaaatttttaattaactttctCATTAGTTGGTCAtcaggaagaaacagaaaaacaattagGAAATGGAGTAGTAAATAGACACTACAGAATAATGCTCACAGTATTTCCATATTTCAGCAAAGGTGCCAGCAGGTTTACACTTGGagaatgaagaaaatactttcccCCCCACTGTATTTTATTCAACTTTCCAACGTGCACATTGAAACAAAGAGGTACATACCTGGGAAGTTAGCTACATGGGTACATTCATCCATAACTCCCTTCATGAACATTAAGGATTCTCTTTGCAAAGTATCACTcctttttcttgtatttatcCTGTGTCCTTGTGGGCTGCTTAAGTTTTTATTGCTAGTGCTACTGGTGGAAAAGGTTTGATTTATGCACTGCATTTTAGGAGCATCTTGCATTAAGAGTCTTTCTGAAGAGGCACTTAGAGCACTTCTATTTGTGGCAAAGCTGTGAACTGATTCCTTAGATACAGTGTCATTCAAGGACTCAAAGCTGAATATTCGGGAAGCCATGTCCATGTCCGCCAGACTGTCCACACTGTCAGGGAAGTTCTTCACAAAGTCTTGTCCCATCTTGAAAGAATCCGTCTAAACAAAGACAACAATTAAGGGTTTCTCACTTCAACCAGTtggttaattttatttttaagatgaacttgtaatttaaaaaaagtttaaaaaattaaaaaaagacactACCAGCACTTATCACTCCTATTTTCAGCCTGTAGGTCATTCAATTAAATCCTGATCATAATAATTCATTCTACATTTatgtcagtttaaaaaaatgcaggaggTATACTTACATATACAGAAGCTTGTGATATAAacaattgtttttctttctatattaACTCTGAATTTGTAATTACAGTCATTTAAGCTTAAATGaactaataataaaaataatagaaaaattaacATATGCAACCAGGTCTAATGTTATGGTTAAGACTGAAGAATTGACAGTCTCTAAATATTAGGGAGACACAAGCTGAACAtcttaaaaaatctttattcttttcattttgtcttctcCATCAGTGTAGCTGGAGTGTAATGGCAAGTGCCCAAGTAACAACTATCTGCACCCCAGCTCCTCTTCTCCTGCTGTGAGGTATTAGAAAAAGAACTATGACAAAAGAATcttaggggggaaaaaaaaggcacttaTCAGAATTTTGATAGAATACATTTTATGTTGTAGATTACACTAAGTATGATCAAAGGAAAAACTTGTAGCAAGGGCTACACTTTAAACTCGTTATACAACCTAAATATTAGTTTTGTTTGTCAGGTTTTTCCTTCAAAGACTAAATTTATCAAAGCATAAAGAAATAACATGCCAGTATGTTCTAGCTAACAATTGTCTACTTTGAGAggaagtaaaaagaaagaagttgcATTATTTGCTAGACTTGCACATGTAAATATTAGCAGCTGGATAAAATAAACCATACTTACTCCACAATATTCAAGCATTTGAATGATTTCTTCTTCATACACAGTTTGTGTAAAATACTgtttctccagctctctccagTTCACTGCCTTACTCAGCACACCCTGAGATGATACACAAAAGCATTCAGTACACAAGTAAAACCCAGAGGTCATTCTTAAATAATGATACATGCAGGAAATTGACCTGTTCCtgtcctgatttttttaagtggaaTTTTGTTCCCAGACAGCCCTCAGAATTATTGCAATCAAGGCACAAGCACATATTTTAACACAGGACACGGAATCCCACTTCCCTTGTGGCCAgcccaaatattttaatgaaaatttctgaTCATAATCTAACATATTAACAAAAGACGGTATTTTATAATTTGTTAATTACCGTAGTGAAGACTGCAGAGGCTGTTGACCAGGAAAGACATGGAATCAATGGCAATGGTTTAGGCCAGTTTGTCACTGCCAGTGAAGCCATCTAAAATCAAAGGCACAATTATTACACATTTTAATACTGAATTCACAATATGGTAAAAAGAACTCACTCATCTTCAATTTCTTTGTTTATATGGTATTTATGAAACACATGGTGCCATAAAGTTAAGGACTGTGGCAGATGGATATACTTTCACCTATTTAGAAGTTACTATCTAGTCTCcagtgatattttaaaatataaacgTTGCTCTGGAAAAGACTCATTTCAAGGCTCAATGTGATTTGGTTATAAGAATTCCCAATGGAATATTTACTAAATATTCCATTTATTACAATTAAAATTCAATGAATTATATTTGTAATCcattaattattataattataaaaacTAATACAGGCTATTAGTTGTTCAAAACCATAAAAAACTTCTATAAAGCTTTCCACCAAGCTCCTGCAAGTTTATTTCAAGGCAAAACAAAGGCAATCTATGAGAAGGACTATTTAAAATTCTATACCTTCAAAATTTGTATACAGCAAACAAAATTTGAAGGAGAAGTAATTCAACATGTTAAGCATActctttttctgtcctttaagTTTGAATTATTACTTTTGCATTAGTTCTCAGAACATATTGTTATGACTATTCTGTTTATCCCAGAAAAAGCCAGAGCAAGTAAGTTCAATGTACAGAAGTTCCCCATATGATATGTTCTtgacaaattttattttattaatatgaaaCACCTCGTGTCTGTTTTAGATGTTCCAATAAGTGGATTTATGCAACTGAACTATAATTCtattctattattattaataaaaagttACAAGAACACCACACATCtattttctgattctctccAGCAGTAGAAGTCTCTTCCCTTTAGTAGAACTGAATCAATGCTCACAACCTTCCATTGTAAAACACACTCTACAGAGGATCAACATCAAATATCACTTATTTCACAGATGTTTCTGATTCAGCAGGGTGCTGTTGATGTAAACCAAAGGTGCTCTGTACATTTATGACATTTACAGTTATAAAACTGCTTTAggggaatattttccttttgggaaAAACCAACCATTATTTACTGAGCTcctaacaaaaaaagaaaggtatgCTGTTTATATAAGCTTTGCACTTGTGTCTCACGGAGCTGTGATAATCCGCACAGACACAAGCAGTAACATTTTAACTGTGTATTAGTCTTTCAAGCACCTTAGTGATACACTGCTGGTTTAGTTTGAGCATGCACAGTGTCACACAGAAAGTGTTATCCACCTCACCACAGAAATCTCTGATCAGTACCAATGATCACTGACACCAAAAGTCACCTCAATTACAACATGCCTACAAAGAGGGAGTATTTCACACATTGCATTAAAACACAAAGGTTTAAGCAAGAAGAAAGGAGGAATAGAGGGAGAATTAGCAATCGATCAGTGCAGACTTTCTTTCAGCAAACATTTCTGCCCCCAcccttgtggaaaaaaaaaacaattatgtGAGAAGTTTATATTCTTATTAAGCCTGCTGGGAGATGGCTGACAAAGGGCTCTATGATTTGTCAGTACATATTAAGGATTATACTAATTCAGCACCACAGAACAGGAGAATTGCCAACAATTTGTTTCTCATGACTCtaagtgtttattttaaagcacttcTGAGATCAACActgtaaaacaaattatttctgtatgCTACATGATCAAATGagaagttaaaacaaaaattactgaaCAGGAGATATAAAAGCTTACATGTCCTCCCATGGATATTCCAGTCATCCCTAGCGGTCCATAGCCTTCTCTCTCTAGCCAGTGCAAAAGAGCTGCCGATTCTAGAATTAGAGCTCCTCCCATCACAAACAGGTCCgagacattttttaaacatgaccgtcttttctccccagaaaaggaaaatagaggGTTTATTTTCTAAGATTAGACTCTGACAGTTCTTATCATTCTACACATACTTTTATACACAGCTTCAGCACAATTCCAGAGAACTTTG contains:
- the ABHD18 gene encoding protein ABHD18 isoform X3, whose product is MGVSKLDVLYRKLLLTKLFIRGWGKPEDLKRIFEFRKIIGNREKCQKLVSKDYPVFIDKVEAQSDCKILEGHFISPLAHCVPGILPVESLVARFQFIIPRRWNGKHRPVCIHLAGTGDHMASLAVTNWPKPLPLIPCLSWSTASAVFTTGVLSKAVNWRELEKQYFTQTVYEEEIIQMLEYCGTDSFKMGQDFVKNFPDSVDSLADMDMASRIFSFESLNDTVSKESVHSFATNRSALSASSERLLMQDAPKMQCINQTFSTSSTSNKNLSSPQGHRINTRKRSDTLQRESLMFMKGVMDECTHVANFPVPVDPSLIIVVQAKEDAYIPRTGVRSLQEIWPGCEIRYLDGGHVSAYLFKQGLFRQAIYDAFDRFLQKYTM
- the ABHD18 gene encoding protein ABHD18 isoform X2, which codes for MGVSKLDVLYRKLLLTKLFIRGWGKPEDLKRIFEFRKIIGNREKCQKLVSKDYPVFIDKVEAQSDCKILEGHFISPLAHCVPGILPVESLVARFQFIIPRRWNGKHRPVCIHLAGTGDHHFWRRRTLMARPMIKEACMASLLLENPYYGCRKPKDQLRSCLKNVSDLFVMGGALILESAALLHWLEREGYGPLGMTGISMGGHMASLAVTNWPKPLPLIPCLSWSTASAVFTTGVLSKAVNWRELEKQYFTQTVYEEEIIQMLEYCGTDSFKMGQDFVKNFPDSVDSLADMDMASRIFSFESLNDTGVMDECTHVANFPVPVDPSLIIVVQAKEDAYIPRTGVRSLQEIWPGCEIRYLDGGHVSAYLFKQGLFRQAIYDAFDRFLQKYTM
- the ABHD18 gene encoding protein ABHD18 isoform X1, coding for MGVSKLDVLYRKLLLTKLFIRGWGKPEDLKRIFEFRKIIGNREKCQKLVSKDYPVFIDKVEAQSDCKILEGHFISPLAHCVPGILPVESLVARFQFIIPRRWNGKHRPVCIHLAGTGDHHFWRRRTLMARPMIKEACMASLLLENPYYGCRKPKDQLRSCLKNVSDLFVMGGALILESAALLHWLEREGYGPLGMTGISMGGHMASLAVTNWPKPLPLIPCLSWSTASAVFTTGVLSKAVNWRELEKQYFTQTVYEEEIIQMLEYCGTDSFKMGQDFVKNFPDSVDSLADMDMASRIFSFESLNDTVSKESVHSFATNRSALSASSERLLMQDAPKMQCINQTFSTSSTSNKNLSSPQGHRINTRKRSDTLQRESLMFMKGVMDECTHVANFPVPVDPSLIIVVQAKEDAYIPRTGVRSLQEIWPGCEIRYLDGGHVSAYLFKQGLFRQAIYDAFDRFLQKYTM
- the ABHD18 gene encoding protein ABHD18 isoform X4, with protein sequence MMRFQFIIPRRWNGKHRPVCIHLAGTGDHHFWRRRTLMARPMIKEACMASLLLENPYYGCRKPKDQLRSCLKNVSDLFVMGGALILESAALLHWLEREGYGPLGMTGISMGGHMASLAVTNWPKPLPLIPCLSWSTASAVFTTGVLSKAVNWRELEKQYFTQTVYEEEIIQMLEYCGTDSFKMGQDFVKNFPDSVDSLADMDMASRIFSFESLNDTVSKESVHSFATNRSALSASSERLLMQDAPKMQCINQTFSTSSTSNKNLSSPQGHRINTRKRSDTLQRESLMFMKGVMDECTHVANFPVPVDPSLIIVVQAKEDAYIPRTGVRSLQEIWPGCEIRYLDGGHVSAYLFKQGLFRQAIYDAFDRFLQKYTM